The proteins below come from a single Clarias gariepinus isolate MV-2021 ecotype Netherlands chromosome 17, CGAR_prim_01v2, whole genome shotgun sequence genomic window:
- the mamdc2b gene encoding MAM domain-containing protein 2, translated as MILYIVLGILTLTRGKTLPGSCRFQETTCDYTPDTAFLSWNFNPNEHFITVDATSWGDGDKAVLLGPDVELQDWSCLRLIYQVTGSGSLQVLSRSEGESFDHTLWMADGPSESWLIATIDLQNSTEPYKIVIEAERGSGEGSSVSIFEVNISDKYCIECDFEESQLCGYASQWSGNVNWYVGRGAPGRPALSDGADTPGHYMYVDSIHSRTLREVATLVSPITSATMSGCLSFQYQQDHAKGHMFSVYSRDRAGQYRELWTADPSENNHVEREAKTQVWIPVLVPLSAPYPIQVVFEVSFNSPKGGRVLLDDVAFSPEWCAAGAEPVFDPSVADCDFELGFCRYTQNMTESEMWRRVSVRPNMYREGDHTTGRGSFLLASSRYTMHTGSISRLFGPSLPGNQKFCLKFFYSLRGFSKSETLAVYLYNSTAQRHTRVWTPTDRTRDVWIRAELSLQAQNGTQVMFTSACRSFWSCGSAALDDISLRLGDCELPLGSPLSDPSHCDFENGLCGFTQEKKRDTTDWVRLRGPTPTSYTGPAGDHTTGMGHYLYIEASLMLPGQSARLLSRPLRGSRAAQCLLFFYHMYGSGTGSLRVLLRSVLETGDVVLWERTGPQGVSWMRASVSYQSDLQHQIVFEATRGPSILSDTAVDDITFQKGPCKDGGQ; from the exons ATGATTCTCTACATCGTCCTCGGCATTCTCA CACTGACTCGGGGAAAGACGCTGCCGGGATCGTGTCGTTTTCAGGAGACGACGTGTGACTACACACCAGACACAGCCTTCCTCAGCTGGAACTTCAACCCCAATG AGCACTTCATCACGGTGGATGCGACCTCGTGGGGGGACGGGGACAAGGCGGTTCTGTTGGGTCCTGATGTGGAGCTGCAGGATTGGAGCTGTCTTCGGCTCATCTATCAGGTCACCGGTTCCGGCTCGCTCCAGGTTCTGTCTCGCTCCGAGGGAGAGAGTTTTGACCACACGCTGTGGATGGCCGATGGTCCCTCTGAGAGCTGGCTCATCGCCACCATCGACCTGCAGAACTCCACCGAGCCGTACAAG atTGTGATTGAGGCTGAAAGAGGCTCGGGTGAAGGCAGCAGTGTGTCCATCTTTGAGGTCAACATTTCAGATAAATATTGCATTG AGTGTGACTTCGAGGAATCTCAGCTGTGTGGTTACGCCAGTCAGTGGAGCGGAAACGTCAACTGGTACGTGGGGAGAGGAGCTCCGGGCAGACCTGCACTCAGTGACGGGGCAGATACAccag GTCACTACATGTACGTGGACTCGATCCACTCCAGGACCCTGAGGGAGGTGGCCACGCTGGTGTCGCCCATCACGTCCGCGACCATGTCGGGGTGTCTGAGTTTTCAGTACCAGCAGGACCACGCCAAGGGTCACATGTTCTCTGTGTACAGCAGGGACCGGGCGGGGCAGTACAGGGAGCTGTGGACAGCAGACCCGTCTGAAAACAACCACGTGGAGCGGGAAGCCAAAACCCAAGTGTGGATTCCCGTCCTGGTGCCCCTGAGCGCCCCCTACCCCATACAG gtggtaTTTGAAGTGTCTTTTAACAGTCCTAAAGGAGGCCGCGTGCTGCTGGACGACGTTGCGTTCTCCCCGGAGTGGTGCGCTGCAGGAGCAG AGCCGGTGTTCGACCCTTCGGTGGCCGACTGTGACTTTGAACTGGGGTTTTGTCGCTACACACAGAACATGACAGAGAGTGAAATGTGGAGGAGAGTGTCAGTGCGGCCCAACATGTACCGCGAGGGAGACCACACGACCGGGAGAG GTTCCTTCCTGTTGGCGAGTTCCCGCTACACCATGCACACCGGCTCCATCAGCCGACTCTTCGGACCGTCTCTGCCCGGGAACCAGAAGTTCTGCCTGAAGTTCTTCTACTCTCTTAGAGGTTTCAGTAAATCTGAAACATTAGCGGTGTATCTGTATAACAGCACCGCGCAGAGACACACCCGGGTCTGGACTCCGACTGACAGGACCAGAGACGTGTGGATCCGTGCGGAGCTCAGTCTGCAGGCTCAGAACGGCACCCAG GTGATGTTCACGAGTGCGTGTAGAAGTTTTTGGAGCTGCGGTTCTGCTGCTCTTGATGACATCAGCCTCCGTCTCGGGGACTGTGAGCTACCGTTAG GTTCCCCTCTGTCAGATCCGTCACACTGTGACTTTGAGAACGGACTTTGTGGATTCACTCAGGAAAAGAAGCGAGACACCACGGACTGGGTTCGGCTCAGAGGACCAACACCGACCTCCTACACTGGACCTGCAGGAGACCACACCACTGGAATGG GTCATTATTTGTACATCGAAGCATCCCTGATGCTGCCAGGTCAAAGTGCCCGCCTCCTGTCCCGCCCCCTGCGTGGTTCCAGGGCAGCTCAGTGCCTGCTCTTCTTCTACCACATGTATGGTTCTGGAACGGGTTCTCTGAGAGTTCTTCTGCGCTCGGTGCTGGAGACTGGAGACGTGGTGCTGTGGGAGAGGACTGGACCCCAGGGTGTCTCCTGGATGAGAGCGTCAGTGAGCTATCAGTCTGACCTTCAGCACCAG ATTGTATTTGAAGCCACCCGAGGGCCGTCTATACTGAGTGACACTGCCGTTGATGATATTACATTTCAGAAGGGACCCTGCAAAG ATGGGGGTCAATGA